The genomic interval CAGGGGGATATGTCCCTGCAGGTGCTCCACGGCAGAATTCTGGTAGGTCTTGGTTCCTTTGGAAAAGCCAGAGAGATCTTTACCCGGATCGTTCAGTCCGAGCCGAATAATATGGAAGCCCTTCTCGGCCTGGCGGAACTGGACGTGGCTGAGGGTCGTATAGGCAATGCCCTGCAGACCTACGAAGAAGCCCTTGCCCGCGTTCCTGACGAACGACGGGTTATCCTGGGACTTTTACTGCTGTCCGATGAGCTGGAACGTTTCGAGGCTTCTCAAAGCTATGTTTCCGCCGCGGTCCGCTATCATGGCGATAATCCGCAGGTTCAGGTTGCTGTCGCGCAGCATTACATAAAAAGGGAACGCTTCGATGATGCCCTGCACCACGCCCGCATTGCAATATCCCTTCAGCAGGACTATCAGCCGGCGCTGCGGACTGCCGCCCGGGCTCTGCTTCTGAAAAACGAGTATGAAACGGCTGCCGGGTACCTGCTGAACGCCCTCAAGGTAAATCCGGACGATGCTGTAACCCTCTATTCCCTGGGTATGGCCTATGAATTGGCAGGAGAATCGGATAAGGCTATACGCAGCTATACTTCCGTTTTTCGCAGCCGCCGTGACGACGAGCTTACCCGTTTTGCCCTTGAATCTCTGGTCAAGCGCAGCACCGCACCGGATCATCCTTTACGGAAAACCCTTGCTGATTACCACCTGGAACGGGGACGGGAGTTCGAAGCCAGATTCCTTATGAACAAAGCAGCCCGGGAGTACCGTCTTGCAGTGCAGCTGCTTCCATCTGATCCGCTGTATCGTATGCGCTACGCCCAAGTTTGGAAAACCCTGGGATACAAAGCAAAGTATCTGAGCTATATCGAGGGGATTGTCGCGGAAGGTACTGAAAACGAGGATATTCGAGACGAACTGGAGATTCATCGCAGTCTTCAGGAGAACAGCATCGCCCAGTCCTGGGGACTTGGGCAGTTTGGACTACAACGAAATGAATATCGGGCAGGGGTTTTCTATATCCCTTCGGAATCCGGTATGGAGAAGTTCGCCGGTGAAAGGGTTGCATCAGAGCTGTTCGTGGATTTTCTCAGTTCCCTGGAGCGAATTACTATTCCGGGACTCAAGGCACAAAATGTATCCTCCTTCGCTGAAGCCTTTGGTAATGCCAGGACACGGGGAGATGAGTATTTTATTCTCCTCTCCTTCGAAGAAACAGCGCGGAGTTTTACCGTACACGCGAATATGTATATGGCCTTTAACGGTGCGGAACTGGAGCGGACAAAGGTCTACAGAACCGGCAATGACAAAGTCGGCGATGCGATTGACCGGACTGCCAGAAATATTCACGGAACCCTGCCTCTGAGGGGGAACCTGTTGCGCCGCGAGTTCGACAAGGGGCTGATTGATATAGGAGCCCTTGACGGATTGAAAACTGACGATGAGCTGCTTATTCTTCCGCCGGAGGCCGTTGTCTTGTCCCGCGAGCGCCTTGGATTTGAGTATAGTGAGACTGACATCGTGGGCCGATTCACCGTTACCGCAGTCGATGATCTTGTGGCAGAGGGCAGGATAGAGGGACTCGGTTTTTTCGATTACGTCAACGAAGGAGACATCTGTATTATCCCCGGAGATGCTCCTGCTTCTTCGTCGCCGGACGAAGAAGCCCGCGGGGGATTGTACCAGGAATTACTTACTATACAATAACTTATATGTACCATTCTTGTATCTCTACCCCAGTTAATTGACACATACTCCGGCTTTGTCATATAGTAGTCAACAAAGTAATAGATTATCCAGGAGGAATAAGATGAAAATTGCTATTAATGGTTTCGGACGGATTGGAAGAAATGTATTCAAGGTCGCATTCGACCGTGACAACATAGATGTTGTTGCAATTAACGACATAACCGATCCTAAAACCCTTGCACACCTGTTAAAATATGACTCAACCTTTGGTGTGTATAATAAGAAGATCGAAGTTAAGGATGACGCCATTGTTGTCGACGGCAAGGAGATCAAGATTTTCGCGGTTCGCGAACCTGCAAATCTGCCCTGGGGCAAGCTTGGCGTTGATGTTGTTGTTGAGTCTACCGGTATTTTTACTACCGCAGAAGGCCCCCGGGGCGGCTACAAGGACCATATCAAGGCTGGCGCGAAGAAGGTTATTCTTACCGTTCCCGCCAAGGATACCATCGACAAGACCATTG from Marispirochaeta sp. carries:
- a CDS encoding tetratricopeptide repeat protein — its product is MNRLLSLIFFCLLLFPLTAEAPQVDAYRRARSLQDNREYYAAVEAYTEIVRQYPVYVEPMIGLAESFFFLGEYKDALFYIQRVIKLRQGDMSLQVLHGRILVGLGSFGKAREIFTRIVQSEPNNMEALLGLAELDVAEGRIGNALQTYEEALARVPDERRVILGLLLLSDELERFEASQSYVSAAVRYHGDNPQVQVAVAQHYIKRERFDDALHHARIAISLQQDYQPALRTAARALLLKNEYETAAGYLLNALKVNPDDAVTLYSLGMAYELAGESDKAIRSYTSVFRSRRDDELTRFALESLVKRSTAPDHPLRKTLADYHLERGREFEARFLMNKAAREYRLAVQLLPSDPLYRMRYAQVWKTLGYKAKYLSYIEGIVAEGTENEDIRDELEIHRSLQENSIAQSWGLGQFGLQRNEYRAGVFYIPSESGMEKFAGERVASELFVDFLSSLERITIPGLKAQNVSSFAEAFGNARTRGDEYFILLSFEETARSFTVHANMYMAFNGAELERTKVYRTGNDKVGDAIDRTARNIHGTLPLRGNLLRREFDKGLIDIGALDGLKTDDELLILPPEAVVLSRERLGFEYSETDIVGRFTVTAVDDLVAEGRIEGLGFFDYVNEGDICIIPGDAPASSSPDEEARGGLYQELLTIQ